A window of Chromohalobacter canadensis genomic DNA:
GTTCGCCGTGGGCACCCGTCTCGCGCATGATGGTCAAGCAGGCGATACCGTCGTCGAAGAAGCGCCGGTGGCGGTGGTGTTCCCCAATGCCCAGGTGGAGCTCGGCGCACGCGCGGCGCTACTGGTGCGCGCGTGCCCACCACCGACATGACCTAACGTTTCCCCAACCCAGTTCCCGCCGCCGTGCGCTACGTGGGCGGGAGGATGTAGCACAATGACAACAATGACAGGACGATTTTCATGCACCAGACGACGCACTCATACGACAAACGTCGTATCATCGGCCGCCAAATCGAGCCTGCTCGGTCGCCCGCGGCCTGCTAGAATCGCTCCCTTTTTGCGCTAGCGCTAGCTGCCCTAGGTCGCCATACCGCGCTCACTGGCTTCTTCATCGCCGCCCGGTGTGCCGACCGTGACTTACCGCCACGTTTGGAGCTTTTCATGGCTGATACGCCCATTCCCCTCGAAGTGCGAGACATCACCAAGCGCTTCGGTGACACCGAAGTCCTCAAGGGACTCTCTCTCACCGCCCACAAGGGTGACGTGATCACGTTGATCGGCGCCTCCGGTTCCGGCAAGAGTACCTTCCTGCGCTGCATGAATCTGCTCGAACAACCCAATGAAGGCGAGTTGATCGTGCATGGCGAGAACATCGCCTTCAAAACCACGCGTCGTGGCCGCGAGCCGGTCGACTGGAAACAGGTCGAGCGCATTCGCGCCAAGCTTTCGATGGTGTTCCAGAGCTTCAACCTCTGGGCTCACATGACACTGCTGGAAAACGTCACCGAAGCGCCGATTCACGTGCTCGGCAAGTCGAAGCGCGAAGCCATCGCACACGCCCGCGAACTGCTTGACCGTGTGGGGCTGCTCGATCACGCCGACTACTATCCAGCGCAAATGTCAGGCGGCCAGCAACAGCGTGGCGCCATCGCCCGCGCACTGGCCATGGACCCGGAAGTGATGCTGTTCGATGAGCCGACCTCGGCGCTCGACCCCGAACTCGTCGGCGATGTACTCAAGGTCATGCGCGACCTCGCCGAAGAGGGACGCACCATGATCGTGGTGACCCACGAGATGAGCTTCGCCCGCGATGTTTCCTCGCAAGTGATCTACCTGCATCAGGGCATGGTCGAGGAAATCGGTCCGCCGAAAGAGGTCCTCGACAACCCGCAGTCGGACCGCCTCAAGCAGTTCCTGGCTCCGAAGCACTGACGCCCGACGGGAGAAAATCGCATGATCGACCTGCAGGGCTACGGCCCCCGGCTTCTCGAAGGCGCCCTGGTCACCTTGGAAGTAGCTTTGCTGTCGTTGTTGCTGGCCTTGATCCT
This region includes:
- a CDS encoding ABC transporter ATP-binding protein, whose product is MADTPIPLEVRDITKRFGDTEVLKGLSLTAHKGDVITLIGASGSGKSTFLRCMNLLEQPNEGELIVHGENIAFKTTRRGREPVDWKQVERIRAKLSMVFQSFNLWAHMTLLENVTEAPIHVLGKSKREAIAHARELLDRVGLLDHADYYPAQMSGGQQQRGAIARALAMDPEVMLFDEPTSALDPELVGDVLKVMRDLAEEGRTMIVVTHEMSFARDVSSQVIYLHQGMVEEIGPPKEVLDNPQSDRLKQFLAPKH